In Puntigrus tetrazona isolate hp1 chromosome 7, ASM1883169v1, whole genome shotgun sequence, the following are encoded in one genomic region:
- the nedd8 gene encoding NEDD8, with translation MLIKVKTLTGKEIEIDIEPTDKVERIKERVEEKEGIPPQQQRLIYSGKQMNDEKTAADYKIQGGSVLHLVLALRGGQVHQHPSSLLSSM, from the exons acactcACTGGCAAAGAAATCGAGATCGACATCGAGCCCACAGACAAG GTGGAGAGAATAAAAGAGAGAGTGGAGGAGAAAGAGGGAATCCCACCTCAGCAACAGAGACTCATCTACAGTGGAAAACAgat GAATGATGAGAAAACGGCAGCTGATTACAAGATCCAGGGTGGCTCTGTGCTGCATCTGGTTCTTGCACTGAGAGGTGGGCAGGTCCACCAGCATCCCAGCAGCCTCCTCTCATCTATGTAA